One Strigops habroptila isolate Jane unplaced genomic scaffold, bStrHab1.2.pri NW_022045629.1_ctg1, whole genome shotgun sequence genomic window carries:
- the SALL2 gene encoding sal-like protein 2 isoform X5 → MDADPPRTPPAPSPALGSPLNLPLILEELRVLQQRQLHQMQMTEEICRQVLLLGTLQHPKSHLLPSYPPKTPPAKPHFFHLLPPFPTTTTATTRGGLKADPRPTSTFLPLALGSSPGLLRPKNVVLVEAGTSRHECGFCGKAFGSDSARQIHLRSHTGERPYKCNVCGNRFTTRGNLKVHFHRHREKYPHVQMNPHPVPQHLDYLLPATREPPMGAQLKGGDQLVHMGEQEVKGGEQVNGGNQQVNVGKQQVNVGNQQVNGSNQQVNVGNQQVNGSNQQVSGSNQQVNVGNQQVNGGNQQVNGSNQQVNGGNQQVNGSNQQVNGGNQQVNMGNQQVNGSNQHVNMATHDLNGSNQQVNMATHDLNGSNQEVNVATQQVNGSSQEVNVGAQQVNAATQHPGGATQVNVGTQQVNGSNQQVNGGNQQVNVTNQVNVATQQVNVGTQHVNPSTQQVNPSTQQVNGSNQQVNGSNQQVNPSTQQVNPSTQQVNGSTQQVNAATQHHGGATQVHVGTQQVKPTSQQLNVGTQQVNPTTQQVNGSTQQGNPTTQQVHVATQQHGGTTQVNASTHQVNVGTHQVNPTTHQVNPTTHQVNVGTQQVNTTTHQVNVGTQHINPTTQQVNMGTQHINPTTQQVNMGTQQVNPTTQQVNMGTHQVNPITHQVNVGTQHINPTTQQVNATTQQVNVGIQHINPTTHQVNMGTQQVNPTTQHINPTTQQVNVGTQQVNTTTHQVNVGTHQVNMGTHHITPTTHQLNPAPQLHLTAFHKLLLLKATDGRPTARDENTPPPWPLFAPRFPGSSETSKLQQLVEKIDPPPPTTTIIIIIVITIATIGPPTPPVPPRVEALAPRATWGNGALQGPPPMDTVRTPLEPAPPQSPIGEPRGRRGGGSRGWRPPKGGGGGPVGQWGVMETPPNPPLLHPKLPLTIA, encoded by the exons ATGGACGCCGACCCTCCACGGACCCCCCCGGCCCCATCTCCAGCCTTGGGCTCCCCCTTGAACCTGCCGCTGATCCTCGAGGAGCTCCGCGTCCTCCAGCAGCGCCAGCTCCACCAGATGCAGATGACCGAGGAGATCTGCCGCCAAGTCCTCCTCTTGGGCACCCTCCAGCACCCCAAGAGCCACCTCCTCCCGTCGtacccccccaaaaccccccctgCCAAGCCTCACTTCTTCCATCTCCTCCCAcctttccccaccaccaccaccgccaCCACCCGTGGGGGCCTCAAAGCCGACCCGCGCCCCACATCCACCTTCCTCCCTTTGGCCCTTGGGTCTTCTCCAGGTCTCCTGCGCCCCAAGAACGTGGTGCTGGTGGAAGCGGGGACCTCCAGGCACGAATGTGGCTTCTGTGGCAAAGCCTTTGGCAGCGACAGCGCGAGGCAGATCCACCTGAGGTCCCACACTGGGGAAAGGCCCTACAAGTGCAACGTCTGCGGCAACAGGTTCACCACCCGCGGCAACCTGAAGGTCCACTTCCACCGGCACCGCGAGAAGTACCCCCACGTGCAGATGAACCCTCATCCCGTGCCACAGCACCTCGATTACCTCCTGCCGGCCACCCGAGAGCCGCCGATGGGAGCTCAGCTCAAGGGGGGCGACCAACTGGTCCACATGGGCGAGCAAGAGGTCAAGGGGGGCGAGCAAGTCAATGGGGGCAACCAACAGGTCAACGTGGGCAAACAACAGGTCAACGTGGGCAACCAGCAGGTCAATGGGAGCAACCAACAGGTCAACGTAGGCAACCAACAGGTCAATGGGAGCAACCAACAGGTCAGTGGGAGCAACCAGCAGGTCAACGTGGGCAACCAACAAGTCAATGGGGGCAACCAACAGGTCAATGGGAGCAACCAGCAGGTCAATGGGGGCAACCAACAGGTCAATGGGAGCAACCAGCAGGTCAATGGGGGCAACCAACAG GTCAACATGGGCAACCAACAGGTCAATGGGAGCAACCAACATGTCAACATGGCCACCCATGATCTCAATGGGAGCAACCAACAGGTCAACATGGCCACCCATGATCTCAATGGGAGCAACCAAGAGGTCAATGTGGCCACCCAACAGGTCAATGGGAGCAGCCAAGAGGTCAATGTGGGTGCCCAACAGGTCAACGCGGCCACTCAACATCCTGGTGGGGCCACCCAAGTCAATGTGGGCACTCAACAGGTCAATGGGAGCAACCAGCAGGTCAATGGAGGCAACCAACAGGTCAATGTGACCAACCAAGTCAATGTGGCCACTCAACAGGTCAACGTGGGCACCCAACACGTCAACCCGAGCACCCAACAGGTCAACCCGAGCACCCAACAGGTCAATGGGAGCAACCAACAGGTCAATGGGAGCAACCAACAGGTCAACCCGAGCACCCAACAGGTCAATCCGAGCACCCAACAGGTCAATGGGAGCACCCAGCAGGTCAACGCAGCCACTCAACATCATGGTGGGGCCACCCAAGTCCATGTGGGCACCCAACAGGTCAAGCCAACCAGCCAACAGCTCAATGTGGGCACCCAACAGGTCAACCCAACCACCCAACAAGTCAATGGGAGCACCCAACAGGGCAACCCAACTACTCAACAGGTCCATGTGGCCACTCAGCAGCATGGTGGGACCACCCAAGTCAACGCAAGCACCCACCAGGTCAATGTGGGCACCCACCAGGTCAACCCAACCACCCACCAGGTCAACCCAACCACCCACCAGGTCAACGTGGGCACCCAACAGGTCAATACAACCACCCACCAGGTCAATGTGGGCACCCAACACATCAACCCAACCACCCAACAGGTCAACATGGGCACCCAACACATCAACCCAACCACCCAACAGGTCAACATGGGCACCCAACAGGTCAACCCAACCACCCAACAGGTCAACATGGGCACCCACCAGGTCAACCCAATCACCCACCAGGTCAATGTGGGCACCCAACACATCAACCCAACCACCCAACAAGTCAACGCAACCACCCAACAAGTCAATGTGGGCATCCAACACATCAACCCAACCACCCACCAGGTCAACATGGGCACCCAACAGGTCAACCCAACCACCCAACACATCAACCCAACCACCCAACAAGTCAACGTGGGCACCCAACAGGTCAATACAACCACCCACCAGGTCAACGTGGGCACCCACCAGGTCAACATGGGCACCCACCACATCACCCCAACCACCCACCAGCTCAACCCAGCCCCCCAACTCCACCTCACCGCCTTCCACAAGCTCCTCCTGCTGAAGGCCACCGACGGCCGCCCCACGGCGCGCGACGAGAACACCCCCCCACCGTGGCCCCTCTTCGCCCCCCGCTTCCCGGGCTCCTCGGAGACCTCCAAGCTCCAACAACTGGTGGAGAAGAtcgacccccccccccccacaaccaccatcatcatcatcatcgtcATCACCATCGCCACCATCGGACCCCCAACGCCACCAGTGCCGCCGCGTGTTGAGGCACTGGCCCCTCGGGCAACGTGGGGCAATGGGGCGCTGCAAG GTCCCCCCCCCATGGACACCGTCAGGACCCCTCTGGAACCAGcccccccccaaagccccaTTGGGGAGCCCCGAGGAAGACGAGGGGGGGGCTCCAGGGGATGGAGACCCCCCAAAGGAGGCGGAGGGGGACCAGTAGGTCAATGGGGGGTGATGGagacccccccaaatccccctctgctgcaccccAAGCTCCCCCTAACCATAGCTTAG
- the SALL2 gene encoding sal-like protein 2 isoform X15, giving the protein MDADPPRTPPAPSPALGSPLNLPLILEELRVLQQRQLHQMQMTEEICRQVLLLGTLQHPKSHLLPSYPPKTPPAKPHFFHLLPPFPTTTTATTRGGLKADPRPTSTFLPLALGSSPGLLRPKNVVLVEAGTSRHECGFCGKAFGSDSARQIHLRSHTGERPYKCNVCGNRFTTRGNLKVHFHRHREKYPHVQMNPHPVPQHLDYLLPATREPPMGAQLKGGDQLVHMGEQEVKGGEQVNGGNQQVNVGKQQVNVGNQQVNGSNQQVNVGNQQVNGSNQQVSGSNQQVNVGNQQVNGGNQQVNGSNQQVNGGNQQVNGSNQQVNGGNQQVNGSNQQVNGGNQQVNVTNQVNVATQQVNVGTQHVNPSTQQVNPSTQQVNGSNQQVNGSNQQVNPSTQQVNPSTQQVNGSTQQVNAATQHHGGATQVHVGTQQVKPTSQQLNVGTQQVNPTTQQVNGSTQQGNPTTQQVHVATQQHGGTTQVNASTHQVNVGTHQVNPTTHQVNPTTHQVNVGTQQVNTTTHQVNVGTQHINPTTQQVNMGTQHINPTTQQVNMGTQQVNPTTQQVNMGTHQVNPITHQVNVGTQHINPTTQQVNATTQQVNVGIQHINPTTHQVNMGTQQVNPTTQHINPTTQQVNVGTQQVNTTTHQVNVGTHQVNMGTHHITPTTHQLNPAPQLHLTAFHKLLLLKATDGRPTARDENTPPPWPLFAPRFPGSSETSKLQQLVEKIDPPPPTTTIIIIIVITIATIGPPTPPVPPRVEALAPRATWGNGALQGPPPMDTVRTPLEPAPPQSPIGEPRGRRGGGSRGWRPPKGGGGGPVGQWGVMETPPNPPLLHPKLPLTIA; this is encoded by the exons ATGGACGCCGACCCTCCACGGACCCCCCCGGCCCCATCTCCAGCCTTGGGCTCCCCCTTGAACCTGCCGCTGATCCTCGAGGAGCTCCGCGTCCTCCAGCAGCGCCAGCTCCACCAGATGCAGATGACCGAGGAGATCTGCCGCCAAGTCCTCCTCTTGGGCACCCTCCAGCACCCCAAGAGCCACCTCCTCCCGTCGtacccccccaaaaccccccctgCCAAGCCTCACTTCTTCCATCTCCTCCCAcctttccccaccaccaccaccgccaCCACCCGTGGGGGCCTCAAAGCCGACCCGCGCCCCACATCCACCTTCCTCCCTTTGGCCCTTGGGTCTTCTCCAGGTCTCCTGCGCCCCAAGAACGTGGTGCTGGTGGAAGCGGGGACCTCCAGGCACGAATGTGGCTTCTGTGGCAAAGCCTTTGGCAGCGACAGCGCGAGGCAGATCCACCTGAGGTCCCACACTGGGGAAAGGCCCTACAAGTGCAACGTCTGCGGCAACAGGTTCACCACCCGCGGCAACCTGAAGGTCCACTTCCACCGGCACCGCGAGAAGTACCCCCACGTGCAGATGAACCCTCATCCCGTGCCACAGCACCTCGATTACCTCCTGCCGGCCACCCGAGAGCCGCCGATGGGAGCTCAGCTCAAGGGGGGCGACCAACTGGTCCACATGGGCGAGCAAGAGGTCAAGGGGGGCGAGCAAGTCAATGGGGGCAACCAACAGGTCAACGTGGGCAAACAACAGGTCAACGTGGGCAACCAGCAGGTCAATGGGAGCAACCAACAGGTCAACGTAGGCAACCAACAGGTCAATGGGAGCAACCAACAGGTCAGTGGGAGCAACCAGCAGGTCAACGTGGGCAACCAACAAGTCAATGGGGGCAACCAACAGGTCAATGGGAGCAACCAGCAGGTCAATGGGGGCAACCAACAGGTCAATGGGAGCAACCAGCAGGTCAATGGGGGCAACCAACAG GTCAATGGGAGCAACCAGCAGGTCAATGGAGGCAACCAACAGGTCAATGTGACCAACCAAGTCAATGTGGCCACTCAACAGGTCAACGTGGGCACCCAACACGTCAACCCGAGCACCCAACAGGTCAACCCGAGCACCCAACAGGTCAATGGGAGCAACCAACAGGTCAATGGGAGCAACCAACAGGTCAACCCGAGCACCCAACAGGTCAATCCGAGCACCCAACAGGTCAATGGGAGCACCCAGCAGGTCAACGCAGCCACTCAACATCATGGTGGGGCCACCCAAGTCCATGTGGGCACCCAACAGGTCAAGCCAACCAGCCAACAGCTCAATGTGGGCACCCAACAGGTCAACCCAACCACCCAACAAGTCAATGGGAGCACCCAACAGGGCAACCCAACTACTCAACAGGTCCATGTGGCCACTCAGCAGCATGGTGGGACCACCCAAGTCAACGCAAGCACCCACCAGGTCAATGTGGGCACCCACCAGGTCAACCCAACCACCCACCAGGTCAACCCAACCACCCACCAGGTCAACGTGGGCACCCAACAGGTCAATACAACCACCCACCAGGTCAATGTGGGCACCCAACACATCAACCCAACCACCCAACAGGTCAACATGGGCACCCAACACATCAACCCAACCACCCAACAGGTCAACATGGGCACCCAACAGGTCAACCCAACCACCCAACAGGTCAACATGGGCACCCACCAGGTCAACCCAATCACCCACCAGGTCAATGTGGGCACCCAACACATCAACCCAACCACCCAACAAGTCAACGCAACCACCCAACAAGTCAATGTGGGCATCCAACACATCAACCCAACCACCCACCAGGTCAACATGGGCACCCAACAGGTCAACCCAACCACCCAACACATCAACCCAACCACCCAACAAGTCAACGTGGGCACCCAACAGGTCAATACAACCACCCACCAGGTCAACGTGGGCACCCACCAGGTCAACATGGGCACCCACCACATCACCCCAACCACCCACCAGCTCAACCCAGCCCCCCAACTCCACCTCACCGCCTTCCACAAGCTCCTCCTGCTGAAGGCCACCGACGGCCGCCCCACGGCGCGCGACGAGAACACCCCCCCACCGTGGCCCCTCTTCGCCCCCCGCTTCCCGGGCTCCTCGGAGACCTCCAAGCTCCAACAACTGGTGGAGAAGAtcgacccccccccccccacaaccaccatcatcatcatcatcgtcATCACCATCGCCACCATCGGACCCCCAACGCCACCAGTGCCGCCGCGTGTTGAGGCACTGGCCCCTCGGGCAACGTGGGGCAATGGGGCGCTGCAAG GTCCCCCCCCCATGGACACCGTCAGGACCCCTCTGGAACCAGcccccccccaaagccccaTTGGGGAGCCCCGAGGAAGACGAGGGGGGGGCTCCAGGGGATGGAGACCCCCCAAAGGAGGCGGAGGGGGACCAGTAGGTCAATGGGGGGTGATGGagacccccccaaatccccctctgctgcaccccAAGCTCCCCCTAACCATAGCTTAG
- the SALL2 gene encoding sal-like protein 2 isoform X19, with protein MDADPPRTPPAPSPALGSPLNLPLILEELRVLQQRQLHQMQMTEEICRQVLLLGTLQHPKSHLLPSYPPKTPPAKPHFFHLLPPFPTTTTATTRGGLKADPRPTSTFLPLALGSSPGLLRPKNVVLVEAGTSRHECGFCGKAFGSDSARQIHLRSHTGERPYKCNVCGNRFTTRGNLKVHFHRHREKYPHVQMNPHPVPQHLDYLLPATREPPMGAQLKGGDQLVHMGEQEVKGGEQVNGGNQQVNVGKQQVNVGNQQVNGSNQQVNVGNQQVNGSNQQVSGSNQQVNVGNQQVNGGNQQVNGSNQQVNGGNQQVNGSNQQVNGGNQQVNGSNQQVNGSNQQVNPSTQQVNPSTQQVNGSTQQVNAATQHHGGATQVHVGTQQVKPTSQQLNVGTQQVNPTTQQVNGSTQQGNPTTQQVHVATQQHGGTTQVNASTHQVNVGTHQVNPTTHQVNPTTHQVNVGTQQVNTTTHQVNVGTQHINPTTQQVNMGTQHINPTTQQVNMGTQQVNPTTQQVNMGTHQVNPITHQVNVGTQHINPTTQQVNATTQQVNVGIQHINPTTHQVNMGTQQVNPTTQHINPTTQQVNVGTQQVNTTTHQVNVGTHQVNMGTHHITPTTHQLNPAPQLHLTAFHKLLLLKATDGRPTARDENTPPPWPLFAPRFPGSSETSKLQQLVEKIDPPPPTTTIIIIIVITIATIGPPTPPVPPRVEALAPRATWGNGALQGPPPMDTVRTPLEPAPPQSPIGEPRGRRGGGSRGWRPPKGGGGGPVGQWGVMETPPNPPLLHPKLPLTIA; from the exons ATGGACGCCGACCCTCCACGGACCCCCCCGGCCCCATCTCCAGCCTTGGGCTCCCCCTTGAACCTGCCGCTGATCCTCGAGGAGCTCCGCGTCCTCCAGCAGCGCCAGCTCCACCAGATGCAGATGACCGAGGAGATCTGCCGCCAAGTCCTCCTCTTGGGCACCCTCCAGCACCCCAAGAGCCACCTCCTCCCGTCGtacccccccaaaaccccccctgCCAAGCCTCACTTCTTCCATCTCCTCCCAcctttccccaccaccaccaccgccaCCACCCGTGGGGGCCTCAAAGCCGACCCGCGCCCCACATCCACCTTCCTCCCTTTGGCCCTTGGGTCTTCTCCAGGTCTCCTGCGCCCCAAGAACGTGGTGCTGGTGGAAGCGGGGACCTCCAGGCACGAATGTGGCTTCTGTGGCAAAGCCTTTGGCAGCGACAGCGCGAGGCAGATCCACCTGAGGTCCCACACTGGGGAAAGGCCCTACAAGTGCAACGTCTGCGGCAACAGGTTCACCACCCGCGGCAACCTGAAGGTCCACTTCCACCGGCACCGCGAGAAGTACCCCCACGTGCAGATGAACCCTCATCCCGTGCCACAGCACCTCGATTACCTCCTGCCGGCCACCCGAGAGCCGCCGATGGGAGCTCAGCTCAAGGGGGGCGACCAACTGGTCCACATGGGCGAGCAAGAGGTCAAGGGGGGCGAGCAAGTCAATGGGGGCAACCAACAGGTCAACGTGGGCAAACAACAGGTCAACGTGGGCAACCAGCAGGTCAATGGGAGCAACCAACAGGTCAACGTAGGCAACCAACAGGTCAATGGGAGCAACCAACAGGTCAGTGGGAGCAACCAGCAGGTCAACGTGGGCAACCAACAAGTCAATGGGGGCAACCAACAGGTCAATGGGAGCAACCAGCAGGTCAATGGGGGCAACCAACAGGTCAATGGGAGCAACCAGCAGGTCAATGGGGGCAACCAACAG GTCAATGGGAGCAACCAACAGGTCAATGGGAGCAACCAACAGGTCAACCCGAGCACCCAACAGGTCAATCCGAGCACCCAACAGGTCAATGGGAGCACCCAGCAGGTCAACGCAGCCACTCAACATCATGGTGGGGCCACCCAAGTCCATGTGGGCACCCAACAGGTCAAGCCAACCAGCCAACAGCTCAATGTGGGCACCCAACAGGTCAACCCAACCACCCAACAAGTCAATGGGAGCACCCAACAGGGCAACCCAACTACTCAACAGGTCCATGTGGCCACTCAGCAGCATGGTGGGACCACCCAAGTCAACGCAAGCACCCACCAGGTCAATGTGGGCACCCACCAGGTCAACCCAACCACCCACCAGGTCAACCCAACCACCCACCAGGTCAACGTGGGCACCCAACAGGTCAATACAACCACCCACCAGGTCAATGTGGGCACCCAACACATCAACCCAACCACCCAACAGGTCAACATGGGCACCCAACACATCAACCCAACCACCCAACAGGTCAACATGGGCACCCAACAGGTCAACCCAACCACCCAACAGGTCAACATGGGCACCCACCAGGTCAACCCAATCACCCACCAGGTCAATGTGGGCACCCAACACATCAACCCAACCACCCAACAAGTCAACGCAACCACCCAACAAGTCAATGTGGGCATCCAACACATCAACCCAACCACCCACCAGGTCAACATGGGCACCCAACAGGTCAACCCAACCACCCAACACATCAACCCAACCACCCAACAAGTCAACGTGGGCACCCAACAGGTCAATACAACCACCCACCAGGTCAACGTGGGCACCCACCAGGTCAACATGGGCACCCACCACATCACCCCAACCACCCACCAGCTCAACCCAGCCCCCCAACTCCACCTCACCGCCTTCCACAAGCTCCTCCTGCTGAAGGCCACCGACGGCCGCCCCACGGCGCGCGACGAGAACACCCCCCCACCGTGGCCCCTCTTCGCCCCCCGCTTCCCGGGCTCCTCGGAGACCTCCAAGCTCCAACAACTGGTGGAGAAGAtcgacccccccccccccacaaccaccatcatcatcatcatcgtcATCACCATCGCCACCATCGGACCCCCAACGCCACCAGTGCCGCCGCGTGTTGAGGCACTGGCCCCTCGGGCAACGTGGGGCAATGGGGCGCTGCAAG GTCCCCCCCCCATGGACACCGTCAGGACCCCTCTGGAACCAGcccccccccaaagccccaTTGGGGAGCCCCGAGGAAGACGAGGGGGGGGCTCCAGGGGATGGAGACCCCCCAAAGGAGGCGGAGGGGGACCAGTAGGTCAATGGGGGGTGATGGagacccccccaaatccccctctgctgcaccccAAGCTCCCCCTAACCATAGCTTAG
- the SALL2 gene encoding sal-like protein 2 isoform X8: MDADPPRTPPAPSPALGSPLNLPLILEELRVLQQRQLHQMQMTEEICRQVLLLGTLQHPKSHLLPSYPPKTPPAKPHFFHLLPPFPTTTTATTRGGLKADPRPTSTFLPLALGSSPGLLRPKNVVLVEAGTSRHECGFCGKAFGSDSARQIHLRSHTGERPYKCNVCGNRFTTRGNLKVHFHRHREKYPHVQMNPHPVPQHLDYLLPATREPPMGAQLKGGDQLVHMGEQEVKGGEQVNGGNQQVNVGKQQVNVGNQQVNGSNQQVNVGNQQVNGSNQQVSGSNQQVNVGNQQVNGGNQQVNGSNQQVNGGNQQVNGSNQQVNMGNQQVNGSNQHVNMATHDLNGSNQQVNMATHDLNGSNQEVNVATQQVNGSSQEVNVGAQQVNAATQHPGGATQVNVGTQQVNGSNQQVNGGNQQVNVTNQVNVATQQVNVGTQHVNPSTQQVNPSTQQVNGSNQQVNGSNQQVNPSTQQVNPSTQQVNGSTQQVNAATQHHGGATQVHVGTQQVKPTSQQLNVGTQQVNPTTQQVNGSTQQGNPTTQQVHVATQQHGGTTQVNASTHQVNVGTHQVNPTTHQVNPTTHQVNVGTQQVNTTTHQVNVGTQHINPTTQQVNMGTQHINPTTQQVNMGTQQVNPTTQQVNMGTHQVNPITHQVNVGTQHINPTTQQVNATTQQVNVGIQHINPTTHQVNMGTQQVNPTTQHINPTTQQVNVGTQQVNTTTHQVNVGTHQVNMGTHHITPTTHQLNPAPQLHLTAFHKLLLLKATDGRPTARDENTPPPWPLFAPRFPGSSETSKLQQLVEKIDPPPPTTTIIIIIVITIATIGPPTPPVPPRVEALAPRATWGNGALQGPPPMDTVRTPLEPAPPQSPIGEPRGRRGGGSRGWRPPKGGGGGPVGQWGVMETPPNPPLLHPKLPLTIA, encoded by the exons ATGGACGCCGACCCTCCACGGACCCCCCCGGCCCCATCTCCAGCCTTGGGCTCCCCCTTGAACCTGCCGCTGATCCTCGAGGAGCTCCGCGTCCTCCAGCAGCGCCAGCTCCACCAGATGCAGATGACCGAGGAGATCTGCCGCCAAGTCCTCCTCTTGGGCACCCTCCAGCACCCCAAGAGCCACCTCCTCCCGTCGtacccccccaaaaccccccctgCCAAGCCTCACTTCTTCCATCTCCTCCCAcctttccccaccaccaccaccgccaCCACCCGTGGGGGCCTCAAAGCCGACCCGCGCCCCACATCCACCTTCCTCCCTTTGGCCCTTGGGTCTTCTCCAGGTCTCCTGCGCCCCAAGAACGTGGTGCTGGTGGAAGCGGGGACCTCCAGGCACGAATGTGGCTTCTGTGGCAAAGCCTTTGGCAGCGACAGCGCGAGGCAGATCCACCTGAGGTCCCACACTGGGGAAAGGCCCTACAAGTGCAACGTCTGCGGCAACAGGTTCACCACCCGCGGCAACCTGAAGGTCCACTTCCACCGGCACCGCGAGAAGTACCCCCACGTGCAGATGAACCCTCATCCCGTGCCACAGCACCTCGATTACCTCCTGCCGGCCACCCGAGAGCCGCCGATGGGAGCTCAGCTCAAGGGGGGCGACCAACTGGTCCACATGGGCGAGCAAGAGGTCAAGGGGGGCGAGCAAGTCAATGGGGGCAACCAACAGGTCAACGTGGGCAAACAACAGGTCAACGTGGGCAACCAGCAGGTCAATGGGAGCAACCAACAGGTCAACGTAGGCAACCAACAGGTCAATGGGAGCAACCAACAGGTCAGTGGGAGCAACCAGCAGGTCAACGTGGGCAACCAACAAGTCAATGGGGGCAACCAACAGGTCAATGGGAGCAACCAGCAGGTCAATGGGGGCAACCAACAGGTCAATGGGAGCAACCAGCAG GTCAACATGGGCAACCAACAGGTCAATGGGAGCAACCAACATGTCAACATGGCCACCCATGATCTCAATGGGAGCAACCAACAGGTCAACATGGCCACCCATGATCTCAATGGGAGCAACCAAGAGGTCAATGTGGCCACCCAACAGGTCAATGGGAGCAGCCAAGAGGTCAATGTGGGTGCCCAACAGGTCAACGCGGCCACTCAACATCCTGGTGGGGCCACCCAAGTCAATGTGGGCACTCAACAGGTCAATGGGAGCAACCAGCAGGTCAATGGAGGCAACCAACAGGTCAATGTGACCAACCAAGTCAATGTGGCCACTCAACAGGTCAACGTGGGCACCCAACACGTCAACCCGAGCACCCAACAGGTCAACCCGAGCACCCAACAGGTCAATGGGAGCAACCAACAGGTCAATGGGAGCAACCAACAGGTCAACCCGAGCACCCAACAGGTCAATCCGAGCACCCAACAGGTCAATGGGAGCACCCAGCAGGTCAACGCAGCCACTCAACATCATGGTGGGGCCACCCAAGTCCATGTGGGCACCCAACAGGTCAAGCCAACCAGCCAACAGCTCAATGTGGGCACCCAACAGGTCAACCCAACCACCCAACAAGTCAATGGGAGCACCCAACAGGGCAACCCAACTACTCAACAGGTCCATGTGGCCACTCAGCAGCATGGTGGGACCACCCAAGTCAACGCAAGCACCCACCAGGTCAATGTGGGCACCCACCAGGTCAACCCAACCACCCACCAGGTCAACCCAACCACCCACCAGGTCAACGTGGGCACCCAACAGGTCAATACAACCACCCACCAGGTCAATGTGGGCACCCAACACATCAACCCAACCACCCAACAGGTCAACATGGGCACCCAACACATCAACCCAACCACCCAACAGGTCAACATGGGCACCCAACAGGTCAACCCAACCACCCAACAGGTCAACATGGGCACCCACCAGGTCAACCCAATCACCCACCAGGTCAATGTGGGCACCCAACACATCAACCCAACCACCCAACAAGTCAACGCAACCACCCAACAAGTCAATGTGGGCATCCAACACATCAACCCAACCACCCACCAGGTCAACATGGGCACCCAACAGGTCAACCCAACCACCCAACACATCAACCCAACCACCCAACAAGTCAACGTGGGCACCCAACAGGTCAATACAACCACCCACCAGGTCAACGTGGGCACCCACCAGGTCAACATGGGCACCCACCACATCACCCCAACCACCCACCAGCTCAACCCAGCCCCCCAACTCCACCTCACCGCCTTCCACAAGCTCCTCCTGCTGAAGGCCACCGACGGCCGCCCCACGGCGCGCGACGAGAACACCCCCCCACCGTGGCCCCTCTTCGCCCCCCGCTTCCCGGGCTCCTCGGAGACCTCCAAGCTCCAACAACTGGTGGAGAAGAtcgacccccccccccccacaaccaccatcatcatcatcatcgtcATCACCATCGCCACCATCGGACCCCCAACGCCACCAGTGCCGCCGCGTGTTGAGGCACTGGCCCCTCGGGCAACGTGGGGCAATGGGGCGCTGCAAG GTCCCCCCCCCATGGACACCGTCAGGACCCCTCTGGAACCAGcccccccccaaagccccaTTGGGGAGCCCCGAGGAAGACGAGGGGGGGGCTCCAGGGGATGGAGACCCCCCAAAGGAGGCGGAGGGGGACCAGTAGGTCAATGGGGGGTGATGGagacccccccaaatccccctctgctgcaccccAAGCTCCCCCTAACCATAGCTTAG